The nucleotide sequence AAGTTTTATCTGCCAAGGTTCTCAGCTGGATCAAGTCATTCAACATAGGTTGTCGACAATcatctaatgataaaatataatagcTGTCTAGAATTGAGACTAAACAAAAAGTTAGATATTCCAATTGctaaaattgaaagtttaagtTTAGAATTAAAAACAAGATGAAAGTTAGGGGTATTTTTGTTGGTAACTTTACCCATATAAATTTAGTCCATTTCCCCAAAACCATGTTTCTGATGAATTTTAACAATGTAGCAGATTTGGTTTTCTTCCAGAATGGAATGCTGGACCCATGGTTTCAGAGCAAAGGTTTGGGTGATGCAGACCAGGTTTTGGCATACTTTGCTGTGTCAAAGCTTGGTGAGCCTCCTATTGATGGGAAAACAGATACTAATCCAGAAGGGTTGACGGCGGCTTATGGAAAATGGGCATCTGCAGTGGCAGCAAGATTACATGCCGGGGGCCTCTCCTGCAAGGTAGACAATGAAAGAACAATTTTGTCTCGTTAATGTATGTCACTGTGAGTTGTAAGAGCTTTATAGAAGATAaagccatagatagaaatgactgaaaagttagaattcatgtaggtCAGAGCTTTAATGTCACTCTTGAGATCTGCAATAACTGAAGTAGGGgtaaattttttcttcattgcAGAAAACAGCCCTCTTCTAAATCGATTAGTCTATTGATCATGTATACCAGGTTCTTGACAAGGAAGCATTTCAGAAGCAGATGCTGGAGAAACTCATATGGATAGCAGCATTCATGCTAGTAGGAGCGCGCCATCCCGGTGCAACCGTAGGTGTTGTTGAG is from Diospyros lotus cultivar Yz01 chromosome 2, ASM1463336v1, whole genome shotgun sequence and encodes:
- the LOC127795281 gene encoding uncharacterized protein LOC127795281 isoform X2 yields the protein MTISTPSSTPLLLPAGANGMLDPWFQSKGLGDADQVLAYFAVSKLGEPPIDGKTDTNPEGLTAAYGKWASAVAARLHAGGLSCKVLDKEAFQKQMLEKLIWIAAFMLVGARHPGATVGVVEKEFRSEVCRLIAELASAAAAEKGTVFEDGIEDRLCAYSRAVAHFPTAVKEFKWRNGWFYSLSEKAIAQGKPDPCPLHTAWLKEIKVV